The following proteins are encoded in a genomic region of Hippocampus zosterae strain Florida chromosome 2, ASM2543408v3, whole genome shotgun sequence:
- the kif5aa gene encoding kinesin family member 5Aa isoform X1: MADVPAECNIKVLCRFRPLNQSEIIRGDLFLPKFQGDDTVVVAGKSYVFDRVFPTNTTQEQVYNTCAKQIVKDVLGGYNGTIFAYGQTSSGKTHTMEGKLHDPHQMGIIPRIAEDIFNHIFAMDENLEFHIKVSYFEIYMDKIRDLLDVTKTNLSVHEDKNRVPYVKGCTERFVSSPDEVMDVIDEGKSNRHVAVTNMNEHSSRSHSIFLINIKQEHVETEQKLCGKLYLVDLAGSEKVSKTGAAGAVLDEAKNINKSLSALGNVISALAEGTKSHVPYRDSKMTRILQDSLGGNCRTTMFICCSPSSYNDAETKSTLMFGQRAKTIRNTASINLELTAEQWKRKYEKEKEKNKTLKDSMQKLEAELNRWRNGEDVPETERTQPEIVTRYESVEERPVLDNDTSSIVVRISEEERQKYEEEIRKLYKQLDDKDDEINLQCQLVEKLKQQMLDQDELLASSRGDGDKVQAELGRLQVESDCAKAEVKEVLQALEELAINYDQKSQEVEEKGLQNQLLADQLSQKMASLMELEAELSRMQEVSGQQRKRIADVLNGLMRDLSEFSSIVGNGEIKLPVEISGAIEEEFTVARLYISKIKSEVKSMVKRCRQLENMQLECHRKMEETGRELSSCHLLISQHEAKIRSLTEYMQSVEHKKRLLEESHDSLSEELAKLQDQDNSLLEDKDGEKGETEDGNVKKITRQQGESHRGLHHKQLARLRDEINEKQRLIDELTDRNSKMELELAQVRSDFERLKSQDNTKSERLEELSFLHERHEQTKQDLKGLEETVARELQTLHNLRKLFVQDLTSRVKKSSEMEPDDSGGSCTQKQKISFLENNLDQLTKVHKQLVRDNADLRCELPKLEKRLRSTAERVKALETALRDAKEGAMMDRRRYQQEVDRIKDAMRAKNALRRPHAAQIAKPVRPKQMPVCSPSNPFYSYIRATEQANTYSNAVFQSNLTPNNSASINCNPNSVQTNTVSTALGYRAGRYNGDILESFPLNIDNAGNSISDSRDINDNRSDVHCGSEVDDSNRHFIVHQETAAS, encoded by the exons ATGGCCGACGTCCCAGCCGAGTGCAACATAAAAGTGCTGTGTCGCTTTCGCCCTCTCAACCAGTCCGAGATCATTCGGGGGGATCTCTTTCTGCCCAAATTCCAAGGAGATGACACTGTCGTTGTCGCG GGCAAGTCCTACGTATTTGATCGAGTGTTTCCAACCAACACCACCCAGGAGCAAGTGTACAACACCTGTGCTAAGCAGATTGTAAAGG ATGTGCTGGGTGGCTACAATGGCACCATCTTCGCGTATGGACAAACCTCTTCTGGCAAGACTCACACCATGGAG GGCAAGCTGCACGACCCTCACCAGATGGGCATCATCCCTCGCATTGCAGAGGACATCTTCAACCACATCTTTGCCATGGATGAAAACCTGGAATTCCACATCAAG GTTTCATATTTTGAAATCTACATGGACAAAATTCGTGACTTGCTGGATG TGACAAAGACCAACCTGTCTGTCCACGAGGATAAAAACCGTGTGCCATATGTCAAG GGATGCACCGAGCGCTTTGTCTCCAGCCCGGATGAGGTGATGGACGTGATTGACGAGGGCAAATCAAACCGCCATGTTGCCGTTACCA ACATGAATGAGCACAGCTCTCGCAGCCATAGTATCTTCCTCATCAACATCAAGCAGGAGCACGTGGAGACCGAGCAGAAGCTTTGCGGCAAACTCTATCTAGTGGACCTGGCAGGAAGCGAGAAG GTCAGTAAGACGGGGGCTGCAGGAGCCGTGCTGGATGAGGCCAAAAACATCAACAAGTCTCTGTCGGCCCTGGGAAATGTCATCTCGGCTTTGGCTGAGGGCACG AAAAGCCACGTGCCGTACCGTGACAGCAAAATGACCCGCATCCTGCAGGACTCTCTCGGTGGGAATTGTCGTACCACCATGTTCATCTGCTGCTCACCCTCAAGCTATAACGACGCAGAGACAAAGTCCACACTGATGTTTGGACAACG TGCTAAGACCATTCGAAACACGGCCTCCATCAACTTGGAACTGACAGCTGAGCAGTGGAAGAGGAAGTAcgaaaaggagaaggagaagaacaagACGTTGAAGGACAGCATGCAAAAGCTGGAGGCTGAGCTCAACCGCTGGAGGAATG GGGAGGATGTACCCGAGACGGAGAGGACCCAACCGGAGATCGTGACCCGTTATGAGTCGGTGGAAGAGCGGCCCGTCTTGGATAATGACACCTCTTCCATTGTGGTCCGTATTTCTGAGGAAGAGCGCCAAAAATATGAAGAGGAGATCCGCAAACTGTACAAGCAGCTGGATGACAAG GACGATGAGATCAACCTGCAGTGTCAGCTGGTGGAGAAACTGAAGCAGCAAATGTTGGATCAGGACGAG CTCTTGGCGTCTTCGCGTGGGGATGGCGACAAAGTGCAGGCGGAGCTCGGCAGGCTGCAAGTGGAAAGCGACTGCGCTAAGGCGGAGGTGAAGGAGGTGCTGCAGGCTCTGGAGGAGCTGGCTATCAACTATGACCAAAAAAGCcaggaggtggaggagaaagGCCTGCAAAACCAACTGCTGGCCGACCAGCTGTCCCAGAAAATG GCGAGTTTGATGGAGCTGGAGGCGGAGCTATCTCGCATGCAGGAAGTGAGCGGTCAGCAGAGGAAGCGTATTGCCGACGTCCTCAACGGGCTGATGAGGGACCTGAGCGAGTTCAGCTCCATTGTGGGCAATGGCGAAATCAAGCTG CCGGTGGAGATCAGCGGCGCCATCGAGGAGGAGTTCACAGTGGCGCGCCTCTACATCAGCAAGATCAAGTCGGAGGTGAAGAGCATGGTTAAACGTTGCCGGCAGCTGGAGAACATGCAGCTGGAGTGCCACCGCAAGATGGAGGAGACTGGGAGAGAGCTCTCCTCATGCCACCTTCTCATCTCTCAG CATGAAGCTAAGATCCGCTCGTTGACTGAGTACATGCAGAGCGTAGAGCATAAGAAGAGGCTGCTGGAGGAGAGTCACGACTCTCTAAGCGAAGAGTTGGCCAAGCTGCAAGACCAAG ATAATTCTCTTCTGGAGGACAAAGATGGAGAGAAGGGAGAGACTGAAGATGGAAATGTGAag AAGATTACCCGCCAGCAGGGCGAGTCTCACCGTGGCCTCCATCACAAGCAGCTGGCGCGTCTGCGTGATGAGATCAATGAGAAACAGAGGCTCATCGACGAACTCACCGA TCGCAATTCCAAGATGGAGCTGGAGCTGGCTCAGGTTCGCTCCGACTTTGAGCGTCTGAAGAGTCAGGACAATACCAAGAGCGAGCGCCTGGAGGAGCTCTC ATTCCTGCACGAGCGCCATGAGCAGACTAAACAGGATCTGAAGGGTCTGGAAGAGACTGTC GCCCGTGAACTCCAGACCCTCCACAACCTTCGCAAGCTGTTTGTTCAAGACCTCACGTCGCGGGTTAAAAAA AGTTCCGAAATGGAACCTGATGATAGCGGGGGGTCTTGCACCCAGAAGCAGAAGATTTCCTTTCTTGAGAATAACCTGGACCAACTTACAAAGGTTCACAAACAG CTGGTTCGTGACAATGCAGATCTGCGTTGTGAGCTTCCAAAGCTGGAGAAACGTCTTCGGTCTACTGCTGAGAGAGTTAAGGCCCTGGAGACTGCACTGAGGGATGCCAAGGAGGGCGCCATGATGGACCGCCGTCGCTACCAGCAGGAAGTTGACCGCATAAAAGACGCCATGAGGGCGAAAAACGCCCTACGACGCCCTCATGCCGCGCAAATTG CCAAGCCCGTGAGGCCGAAGCAAATGCCTGTCTGCTCTCCCAGCAACCCATTCTACTCGTACATCCGGGCCACCGAGCAGGCCAACACCTACAGCAACGCCGTCTTTCAGAGCAACTTGACGCCGAACAACTCCGCTAGCATCAACTGCAACCCGAACTCTGTTCAGACCAACAC aGTTTCAACAGCACTGGGCTACCGAGCAGGCAGATACAATGGCGACATACTGGAATCCTTCCCACTTAACATTGACAACG CAGGAAACAGCATCAGTGACTCAAGAGACATCAATGACAACAG GAGTGATGTGCACTGTGGCAGCGAGGTGGACGATTCAAATAGACACTTCATCGTTCACCAGGAGACAGCTGCAAGTTAA
- the kif5aa gene encoding kinesin family member 5Aa isoform X2, translating to MADVPAECNIKVLCRFRPLNQSEIIRGDLFLPKFQGDDTVVVAGKSYVFDRVFPTNTTQEQVYNTCAKQIVKDVLGGYNGTIFAYGQTSSGKTHTMEGKLHDPHQMGIIPRIAEDIFNHIFAMDENLEFHIKVSYFEIYMDKIRDLLDVTKTNLSVHEDKNRVPYVKGCTERFVSSPDEVMDVIDEGKSNRHVAVTNMNEHSSRSHSIFLINIKQEHVETEQKLCGKLYLVDLAGSEKVSKTGAAGAVLDEAKNINKSLSALGNVISALAEGTKSHVPYRDSKMTRILQDSLGGNCRTTMFICCSPSSYNDAETKSTLMFGQRAKTIRNTASINLELTAEQWKRKYEKEKEKNKTLKDSMQKLEAELNRWRNGEDVPETERTQPEIVTRYESVEERPVLDNDTSSIVVRISEEERQKYEEEIRKLYKQLDDKDDEINLQCQLVEKLKQQMLDQDELLASSRGDGDKVQAELGRLQVESDCAKAEVKEVLQALEELAINYDQKSQEVEEKGLQNQLLADQLSQKMASLMELEAELSRMQEVSGQQRKRIADVLNGLMRDLSEFSSIVGNGEIKLPVEISGAIEEEFTVARLYISKIKSEVKSMVKRCRQLENMQLECHRKMEETGRELSSCHLLISQHEAKIRSLTEYMQSVEHKKRLLEESHDSLSEELAKLQDQDNSLLEDKDGEKGETEDGNVKKITRQQGESHRGLHHKQLARLRDEINEKQRLIDELTDRNSKMELELAQVRSDFERLKSQDNTKSERLEELSFLHERHEQTKQDLKGLEETVARELQTLHNLRKLFVQDLTSRVKKSSEMEPDDSGGSCTQKQKISFLENNLDQLTKVHKQLVRDNADLRCELPKLEKRLRSTAERVKALETALRDAKEGAMMDRRRYQQEVDRIKDAMRAKNALRRPHAAQIAKPVRPKQMPVCSPSNPFYSYIRATEQANTYSNAVFQSNLTPNNSASINCNPNSVQTNTVSTALGYRAGRYNGDILESFPLNIDNGNSISDSRDINDNRSDVHCGSEVDDSNRHFIVHQETAAS from the exons ATGGCCGACGTCCCAGCCGAGTGCAACATAAAAGTGCTGTGTCGCTTTCGCCCTCTCAACCAGTCCGAGATCATTCGGGGGGATCTCTTTCTGCCCAAATTCCAAGGAGATGACACTGTCGTTGTCGCG GGCAAGTCCTACGTATTTGATCGAGTGTTTCCAACCAACACCACCCAGGAGCAAGTGTACAACACCTGTGCTAAGCAGATTGTAAAGG ATGTGCTGGGTGGCTACAATGGCACCATCTTCGCGTATGGACAAACCTCTTCTGGCAAGACTCACACCATGGAG GGCAAGCTGCACGACCCTCACCAGATGGGCATCATCCCTCGCATTGCAGAGGACATCTTCAACCACATCTTTGCCATGGATGAAAACCTGGAATTCCACATCAAG GTTTCATATTTTGAAATCTACATGGACAAAATTCGTGACTTGCTGGATG TGACAAAGACCAACCTGTCTGTCCACGAGGATAAAAACCGTGTGCCATATGTCAAG GGATGCACCGAGCGCTTTGTCTCCAGCCCGGATGAGGTGATGGACGTGATTGACGAGGGCAAATCAAACCGCCATGTTGCCGTTACCA ACATGAATGAGCACAGCTCTCGCAGCCATAGTATCTTCCTCATCAACATCAAGCAGGAGCACGTGGAGACCGAGCAGAAGCTTTGCGGCAAACTCTATCTAGTGGACCTGGCAGGAAGCGAGAAG GTCAGTAAGACGGGGGCTGCAGGAGCCGTGCTGGATGAGGCCAAAAACATCAACAAGTCTCTGTCGGCCCTGGGAAATGTCATCTCGGCTTTGGCTGAGGGCACG AAAAGCCACGTGCCGTACCGTGACAGCAAAATGACCCGCATCCTGCAGGACTCTCTCGGTGGGAATTGTCGTACCACCATGTTCATCTGCTGCTCACCCTCAAGCTATAACGACGCAGAGACAAAGTCCACACTGATGTTTGGACAACG TGCTAAGACCATTCGAAACACGGCCTCCATCAACTTGGAACTGACAGCTGAGCAGTGGAAGAGGAAGTAcgaaaaggagaaggagaagaacaagACGTTGAAGGACAGCATGCAAAAGCTGGAGGCTGAGCTCAACCGCTGGAGGAATG GGGAGGATGTACCCGAGACGGAGAGGACCCAACCGGAGATCGTGACCCGTTATGAGTCGGTGGAAGAGCGGCCCGTCTTGGATAATGACACCTCTTCCATTGTGGTCCGTATTTCTGAGGAAGAGCGCCAAAAATATGAAGAGGAGATCCGCAAACTGTACAAGCAGCTGGATGACAAG GACGATGAGATCAACCTGCAGTGTCAGCTGGTGGAGAAACTGAAGCAGCAAATGTTGGATCAGGACGAG CTCTTGGCGTCTTCGCGTGGGGATGGCGACAAAGTGCAGGCGGAGCTCGGCAGGCTGCAAGTGGAAAGCGACTGCGCTAAGGCGGAGGTGAAGGAGGTGCTGCAGGCTCTGGAGGAGCTGGCTATCAACTATGACCAAAAAAGCcaggaggtggaggagaaagGCCTGCAAAACCAACTGCTGGCCGACCAGCTGTCCCAGAAAATG GCGAGTTTGATGGAGCTGGAGGCGGAGCTATCTCGCATGCAGGAAGTGAGCGGTCAGCAGAGGAAGCGTATTGCCGACGTCCTCAACGGGCTGATGAGGGACCTGAGCGAGTTCAGCTCCATTGTGGGCAATGGCGAAATCAAGCTG CCGGTGGAGATCAGCGGCGCCATCGAGGAGGAGTTCACAGTGGCGCGCCTCTACATCAGCAAGATCAAGTCGGAGGTGAAGAGCATGGTTAAACGTTGCCGGCAGCTGGAGAACATGCAGCTGGAGTGCCACCGCAAGATGGAGGAGACTGGGAGAGAGCTCTCCTCATGCCACCTTCTCATCTCTCAG CATGAAGCTAAGATCCGCTCGTTGACTGAGTACATGCAGAGCGTAGAGCATAAGAAGAGGCTGCTGGAGGAGAGTCACGACTCTCTAAGCGAAGAGTTGGCCAAGCTGCAAGACCAAG ATAATTCTCTTCTGGAGGACAAAGATGGAGAGAAGGGAGAGACTGAAGATGGAAATGTGAag AAGATTACCCGCCAGCAGGGCGAGTCTCACCGTGGCCTCCATCACAAGCAGCTGGCGCGTCTGCGTGATGAGATCAATGAGAAACAGAGGCTCATCGACGAACTCACCGA TCGCAATTCCAAGATGGAGCTGGAGCTGGCTCAGGTTCGCTCCGACTTTGAGCGTCTGAAGAGTCAGGACAATACCAAGAGCGAGCGCCTGGAGGAGCTCTC ATTCCTGCACGAGCGCCATGAGCAGACTAAACAGGATCTGAAGGGTCTGGAAGAGACTGTC GCCCGTGAACTCCAGACCCTCCACAACCTTCGCAAGCTGTTTGTTCAAGACCTCACGTCGCGGGTTAAAAAA AGTTCCGAAATGGAACCTGATGATAGCGGGGGGTCTTGCACCCAGAAGCAGAAGATTTCCTTTCTTGAGAATAACCTGGACCAACTTACAAAGGTTCACAAACAG CTGGTTCGTGACAATGCAGATCTGCGTTGTGAGCTTCCAAAGCTGGAGAAACGTCTTCGGTCTACTGCTGAGAGAGTTAAGGCCCTGGAGACTGCACTGAGGGATGCCAAGGAGGGCGCCATGATGGACCGCCGTCGCTACCAGCAGGAAGTTGACCGCATAAAAGACGCCATGAGGGCGAAAAACGCCCTACGACGCCCTCATGCCGCGCAAATTG CCAAGCCCGTGAGGCCGAAGCAAATGCCTGTCTGCTCTCCCAGCAACCCATTCTACTCGTACATCCGGGCCACCGAGCAGGCCAACACCTACAGCAACGCCGTCTTTCAGAGCAACTTGACGCCGAACAACTCCGCTAGCATCAACTGCAACCCGAACTCTGTTCAGACCAACAC aGTTTCAACAGCACTGGGCTACCGAGCAGGCAGATACAATGGCGACATACTGGAATCCTTCCCACTTAACATTGACAACG GAAACAGCATCAGTGACTCAAGAGACATCAATGACAACAG GAGTGATGTGCACTGTGGCAGCGAGGTGGACGATTCAAATAGACACTTCATCGTTCACCAGGAGACAGCTGCAAGTTAA